The Parafrankia discariae DNA window AAGGCGGCGTAGAGGCTGCCGCGGCCGAGCCCGGTCGCGGCCGAGATGTCGTCGAGACTCGTCCCGTCGAAGCCGTTCTTGCGGAATTCACGCTCGACGGCCGCCAGCACCTCTCGCCGGTCGAAGCCAGGTGGGCGCCCCATCGGTCGATCGTAACCACGGATCTCGTTGTTGGCGGAATAGTCCAGAATCCTGAGGGTTCTTTACTGAACAGTCCAGATCGTTGGGCGTCCCCTGCCGACCAGGCGCCGCGCGCATGCGCCGGGCCCCGACCGCGAGATGCGAGCCACCTCATGACAGAGCAGGACACCCAGCCCGACCGGGCTGGTCCCAGCCCCCAACCTGTCCCGCTCATCCCGAGCCAGCGCCGTGCGGGCACCGGCGCACGGCCCGTCTCCCCGGCCCTGCTGCTGGCAATCCTGTCGATCGCGAGCTTCCTGGCCCAGCTCGACGTGTGGGTCACCAACGTCGGCCTGCCCGCCATCGGGCACGGCACCCATGCGGGTTCTCTGGCCGACCTGAGCTGGGTGCTCAACGGCTACGCGATCGTCTACGCCGCGCTGCTGGTACCGGCCGGCCGCCTGGTGGATCGGTTCGGCCGCAAGGGTGGCTTCCTGCTCGGCCTGATCGTGTTCGCCGTCGCCAGCATCGGCGCCGGCCTGTCCGGCGACATCTGGGTGCTGGTCGGATTCCGGGTCCTGCAGGCCGCCGGCGCGGCCCTGCTCACCCCGGCCAGCCTCGGTCTGGTGCTGCTGACCGCGCCGCCGGCGAAGGTCGGCACCTACGTGAAGATCTGGTTCACCACCGGCGCGCTGTCGGCCGCTTCCGGCCCGGTGCTGGGCGGCCTGCTCGTGGAGGCGTCCTGGCGGTGGCTGTTCCTGGTGAACATCCCGGTCGCGGTGGCCGCGCTCGCGCTGGGCGCCCGCTACCTGCCCAGCAGCCGGGACGCCGACGACCACCTGCCCGACCTGCGCGGCGGCGGGCTGTTCATCGTCGCGATCGGCGCGCTGGCCCTGGGGCTGGTCAAGGCGCCGGACTGGGGCTGGTCGAGCGCCCGGGTGATCGTCGCGTTCGTCCTCGCGGCGGTCGCGCTGACGTGGTTCCTGGCCCGCTCCGCCCGCCACCCGGCGCCGGTCATCGCCCTCTCCCTGTTCCGGGACCGGGTGTTCACCACCGCCAACCTGGTGGCCTTCGTCGCCTTCGTGGCCTTCGGGATCGAACTGCTCTCGACGATCCTGTGGCTCCAGGGTCACTGGCACTACTCGGTGATCCGCACCGGGCTGGCCTCCACGGCCGGCCCGGTGATGTTCGCCGTCGGCTCGGCGGTCGCGGAGACGCTCCAGGCGCGTACCCGGCTGCGGGCGGGACGGATCGCGGTCGCGGGCGCGCTGCTCGCCGCGGTCGGCACGATCATGCTGATTCTCCTGGTCACCGACGACCCGCGGTTCGTGGCCGCGTTCCTGCCGACCTGGGTGGTCCTCGGCCTGGGTTACGGCCTGGCGGTGCCGACCGCGATCACCCGGGCGACGGTCGGCCTGCCGCCGAAGGACTCCGCGACCGGCAGCGCGATCGTGACGATGGTCACCCAGCTCGGCTCGGTCATCGGGATCAGTGTCCTGGTGGCGATCCTGGGCCGCGCCTCCGGCGCGGCGAGCGAGGCAGTCTTCCAGCACGCCTGGTACGTGGCGGCCGGAGCGCTCGTGGTGGCGGCCGTCGCCTCGTTCGGCCTGGACTCGCAACCCACGGCGGCGGCTCGACCAGACCTCCCGCCGGTCGGAGCGGGCGCCGCCGACGCCGGCGATCCGCAGGCGCCGGCCCGGGTGTGAGAACGCCGCCGGCCCAGGCCGGCTAGGAGGGGTATGGCTGTGGCGGAACCCCGCAGCCGTGGCCTACAGCAGGGCCGAGCTCTGCGGACCGTCAATTTTGATCTTCGTGACGCCGGCGGCTCGGTGTCCCCCGGCATCTCAGGTCACTCGCGAAGGCCAGCAGCGTCGGGTGGTCGAGCGGGTAATACGAGGGCGGTAGGTCGTTGAGGCGGAACCAGGCGGCAGGCTGTCCCGGTTCAGGTCGCAGTGACTCCGTGGGTTCCGCCGTCAGGGCGTAGGCCAAGCCGTAGGTACGGCCGCCAGCATGATGGTCCCCGAGAACTGCGGCGGGTTCCGCTCCAATCGCCGCGTCCGGCTCGACTCCTACGCGGCAGTGATTCGGCTGCTCGAGCGGGGCGCCGACTCCGAACGCGGAGCGGCTGCGCTCCGCATCGACCTCCCACCCCCTTTGCCCCGGGTGCCGACGTGGATGGAAGATCGGCGACACCGCGGTGAACTGGCGCGCTTCCGTTCGTGCCCGACCAGCGCCTTCGCAGCTCAGCACAGCGGAGAAGGTGGATTGAACGGCCAGTTCACCGTGGTCGTCGATGCCTACGAAGAAGATCGTTCGGTCCTCTGG harbors:
- a CDS encoding MFS transporter, translating into MTEQDTQPDRAGPSPQPVPLIPSQRRAGTGARPVSPALLLAILSIASFLAQLDVWVTNVGLPAIGHGTHAGSLADLSWVLNGYAIVYAALLVPAGRLVDRFGRKGGFLLGLIVFAVASIGAGLSGDIWVLVGFRVLQAAGAALLTPASLGLVLLTAPPAKVGTYVKIWFTTGALSAASGPVLGGLLVEASWRWLFLVNIPVAVAALALGARYLPSSRDADDHLPDLRGGGLFIVAIGALALGLVKAPDWGWSSARVIVAFVLAAVALTWFLARSARHPAPVIALSLFRDRVFTTANLVAFVAFVAFGIELLSTILWLQGHWHYSVIRTGLASTAGPVMFAVGSAVAETLQARTRLRAGRIAVAGALLAAVGTIMLILLVTDDPRFVAAFLPTWVVLGLGYGLAVPTAITRATVGLPPKDSATGSAIVTMVTQLGSVIGISVLVAILGRASGAASEAVFQHAWYVAAGALVVAAVASFGLDSQPTAAARPDLPPVGAGAADAGDPQAPARV